TATCTCACTTAGAAGTTCATTATATTTTTCTTGAAAATCTTCATCATTATTTTCTTCATTTTTATTTTCATCAACCATGCAGCCACCTTTTTTTAAGGTTTTTGAAAAACCTGTGTAATAACTCTTTTACCGAGAAGTTTACTTCAAGAACTTTAATATTGGTTTTTAGGAATTTATGGACATATAGGAAAATGGTTCATTATTTTAGAGTTATTACTCCAAGTTTTTCAAAACCAAATATTAAAGTAACAAAAAGTTACATTTCTCTTACTATTATTATAGTAACAAAAGGTTATATAAAGGTTTCGATATATTGTATAATCATGACTAAACAAAATGACATTAACAAAAATGCAATAAATGTCAATTCTTCTAATGATGGTATTGAAATTAGAGGAGATTATAGTAATTCATTAGGAGAGATTGATAAAGAGGATATACTTGATGTAATGGGATGTAAAACAAGAAGGGATATTATTAATCTCTTAAGAGAAGAATCAATGTTCGTAAGTGAAATTTCCAATGAATTAAATATTGGTCAGAAAGCTATTATTGAACATTTAAGGGCAATGGAAGAAATTGGTATATTAAATTCTTCTTATAAAAAAATTGTAAGGGGGAGGCCACGTAAATATTATGATTTACCTCATGAAGTAAATATTAATATTACAATTAATAGAAACTCTTTTGATGTTAACTTAACTGAAGACATATTAAATACTTTACAACTTCCTTCAGGGGATGAATGGTCTAAATTATTAGATATTGAAAAAAGAATTGATAATGGTCAACTTGAAGCTATCGAAGAGTTAAAAAATCAAA
The window above is part of the Methanobrevibacter oralis genome. Proteins encoded here:
- a CDS encoding ArsR/SmtB family transcription factor; the protein is MTKQNDINKNAINVNSSNDGIEIRGDYSNSLGEIDKEDILDVMGCKTRRDIINLLREESMFVSEISNELNIGQKAIIEHLRAMEEIGILNSSYKKIVRGRPRKYYDLPHEVNINITINRNSFDVNLTEDILNTLQLPSGDEWSKLLDIEKRIDNGQLEAIEELKNQIRLYDNLKARAEYILERTLKNR